One Corynebacterium uterequi DNA segment encodes these proteins:
- a CDS encoding DMT family transporter has translation MDWLLLALAIASEVTGTMSLRVAAGGRRRLYAVVAVAYVASYAFLSGALALGMPLGMAYGVWTSVGVVLTALLGKVFFGEALTWVMGLGIVCVIAGVMLVDLGVSNHG, from the coding sequence ATGGATTGGCTGCTGCTCGCGCTGGCCATCGCCTCCGAAGTGACCGGCACGATGAGCCTGCGCGTCGCTGCCGGCGGTCGACGCCGACTCTACGCCGTGGTCGCTGTCGCCTACGTCGCGTCGTACGCCTTCCTCAGCGGCGCGCTCGCCTTGGGGATGCCGCTGGGCATGGCGTACGGCGTGTGGACCTCGGTGGGCGTGGTGCTCACGGCGTTGCTGGGCAAAGTTTTCTTCGGCGAAGCGTTGACCTGGGTCATGGGGCTAGGCATCGTGTGCGTCATCGCCGGAGTGATGCTCGTCGATCTGGGTGTGTCGAATCACGGTTAA
- a CDS encoding RNA-binding S4 domain-containing protein has product MAQRIAVSGGSIKLGQFIKLANLVETGGQAKELIASGAVTVDGAVETRRGRTLRGEEEVCVEGLSAVVDTSGTAEADYFDEATANDDFDPEKWRNL; this is encoded by the coding sequence ATGGCACAACGCATCGCAGTGTCGGGCGGATCCATCAAGCTCGGCCAATTCATCAAACTTGCCAACCTCGTCGAGACCGGCGGGCAGGCCAAGGAGCTCATCGCAAGCGGTGCGGTGACCGTAGACGGCGCCGTCGAAACCCGCCGCGGCCGAACCCTGCGCGGGGAAGAGGAGGTGTGCGTCGAGGGCCTGAGCGCCGTCGTCGACACCAGCGGCACCGCCGAGGCTGACTACTTCGACGAAGCCACCGCCAACGATGACTTCGACCCCGAGAAGTGGAGGAACCTCTAA
- a CDS encoding HNH endonuclease signature motif containing protein yields MATDNDELTHLSAHDLTFLIDTHHRRHTRSKAQFIRAIGEFHARNLSRLYCAPSTATWLVRTYHIAESTAYEQVRIATFLRGHPILARAFYAAQVTYSIVRYLMSYIGADTSEEDEEAIVAAAVTLTPAELKDALAGVAPKDSPKKESVSVSKEPDGWVRLSARLRPTHAAELLSALKIGELSGYTDPPADDEEIDAALAAHEPVTPVASRFGPPPGTKLLGSFLNMLSIVRSARSSAVRAPGAEVVYVADADGRLRTQNDLAAGPADALLQTVINSKVRTLLMDRHGNPTSLSSPSRFATDSQIKALLTLTGGQCAAPGCTHRRWLQAHHIVDHSAGGPTDTLNLIMLCSACHSMVSDGLMTIWVDPQDPDITYFAVGDALYTSHHRSAPVLTEHLLGRNGVSVA; encoded by the coding sequence GTGGCCACGGACAACGACGAGCTCACACACCTCAGCGCTCACGACCTCACCTTTCTTATCGACACGCACCACCGCCGGCACACACGCTCAAAGGCGCAGTTTATCAGGGCAATCGGCGAGTTCCATGCCCGGAACCTATCCCGCTTGTACTGCGCACCGTCGACGGCGACATGGCTGGTCAGGACCTATCACATCGCCGAATCCACCGCCTACGAACAGGTCCGTATTGCTACCTTTCTTCGAGGTCATCCAATCCTCGCACGAGCTTTCTATGCCGCACAAGTGACCTATTCGATAGTCCGCTATCTCATGTCGTATATCGGGGCAGACACGTCTGAGGAGGACGAGGAAGCCATCGTCGCCGCCGCCGTCACGCTCACTCCGGCGGAGCTGAAGGACGCCCTGGCGGGCGTCGCTCCCAAGGACTCACCGAAGAAGGAATCCGTATCTGTGAGCAAGGAACCCGACGGGTGGGTTCGGCTCAGCGCACGGCTGCGCCCCACCCATGCTGCGGAATTGCTCTCTGCGCTCAAGATCGGCGAGCTGAGCGGCTACACCGACCCACCCGCGGATGACGAGGAAATAGACGCAGCTCTCGCCGCTCACGAGCCGGTAACGCCCGTGGCCAGCCGCTTCGGCCCGCCGCCGGGCACAAAGCTCCTGGGGTCCTTCCTTAACATGCTCTCCATCGTGCGTTCCGCGCGGAGCTCCGCGGTGCGGGCCCCGGGCGCGGAGGTGGTGTACGTCGCCGATGCCGATGGCCGTCTGCGCACCCAGAATGACCTGGCCGCAGGCCCGGCCGACGCTCTCCTCCAGACCGTGATCAACTCGAAGGTACGCACCCTCCTGATGGACCGCCATGGCAACCCGACGTCGCTGAGTTCGCCGTCCCGATTCGCCACCGACAGCCAGATTAAGGCCCTTCTCACGCTCACTGGCGGCCAGTGCGCCGCCCCGGGGTGCACGCATCGCCGCTGGTTACAGGCCCACCACATCGTCGACCACAGCGCCGGCGGGCCGACGGACACGCTCAACCTCATCATGCTCTGTTCGGCGTGCCATTCCATGGTCTCGGACGGTTTGATGACCATTTGGGTGGACCCGCAGGACCCGGACATCACCTACTTCGCTGTTGGCGACGCGCTGTATACCAGCCACCACCGCAGCGCCCCGGTGCTCACCGAGCACCTCCTAGGCCGTAATGGGGTGAGCGTCGCCTAG
- a CDS encoding PrsW family intramembrane metalloprotease, whose translation MKLFARILLGISTAVGVLMMLLNIGVNIVLSPMGFVVGLVCGLLYSLIIIFALTRTPLWPRMKRGSAWYFVISAFAWGGGTGMMIMLPTATAWNDMVRIFGWDNAAAAFSGAYPEEPAKAFGVLMILLAFRQLNRPWHGMLAGMLVGLGFETVENFGYGAMFGILDANSDLHGALAGWGLRLVVGPALHIVFTGVVGWGIGQALYRADKSLGWRLGQVFGWLAFSVMNHFLWNYGTEDMVLAIVTMIIAAVLHYPVFIWLFITAWRQARADHGYAYTDRPLVALPA comes from the coding sequence ATGAAACTCTTTGCCCGCATCCTCCTCGGCATATCGACCGCCGTCGGAGTGTTGATGATGCTCCTCAACATTGGCGTCAACATAGTCCTGTCCCCGATGGGGTTCGTCGTCGGCCTCGTCTGCGGCCTGCTGTACTCGCTCATCATCATCTTCGCGCTCACGCGCACCCCCCTGTGGCCTCGGATGAAGAGGGGATCGGCGTGGTACTTCGTCATCTCCGCCTTCGCCTGGGGCGGAGGCACCGGCATGATGATTATGCTGCCCACGGCCACCGCGTGGAACGACATGGTGCGGATCTTCGGCTGGGATAACGCCGCCGCCGCATTCAGCGGCGCCTACCCGGAGGAGCCCGCCAAGGCCTTCGGCGTCCTCATGATCCTGCTCGCCTTCCGGCAGCTCAACCGCCCGTGGCACGGAATGCTCGCCGGAATGCTGGTGGGCCTGGGCTTCGAGACGGTGGAGAACTTCGGCTACGGTGCCATGTTCGGCATCCTCGACGCCAATTCGGACCTTCACGGAGCGCTGGCCGGCTGGGGGCTGCGGCTCGTCGTCGGGCCGGCGCTGCACATCGTGTTCACCGGGGTGGTGGGCTGGGGCATCGGCCAGGCCCTCTACCGGGCGGACAAGTCCCTCGGCTGGCGGCTCGGCCAGGTCTTCGGCTGGTTGGCCTTCTCCGTGATGAACCACTTCCTGTGGAACTACGGCACGGAGGATATGGTTCTCGCCATCGTCACCATGATCATCGCCGCCGTGCTGCACTACCCGGTCTTCATCTGGCTGTTCATCACCGCCTGGCGGCAGGCCCGGGCCGACCACGGCTACGCGTACACGGATCGGCCGCTGGTGGCGCTGCCGGCCTAG
- a CDS encoding VOC family protein has translation MPAFQALDGMPYWVELHTSQLGKARYFYQQLLGWTITAEPGGNLIARKEGLPVAGIVPGAASNTWVTYFLADDLDQSVRDVATAGGRVLSDPTPTSLGRIAVAADATGGLFGLIEPEGDERFVAAGEPGTAVWHDYSSTSNYTAAVAFYEELFDWATATFTEGDYSYTTALADGAAFAGLRDAHALFPSEVPSFWQSFLGVADVAECCRRAVELGGDVIRAPFDAEFGRLAIIADPAGATFTVCEVAPPVDEAELRESDDLFSL, from the coding sequence ATGCCCGCCTTCCAAGCCCTCGACGGCATGCCTTACTGGGTGGAGCTGCACACCTCACAACTGGGCAAGGCCCGCTACTTCTACCAGCAGCTCCTGGGCTGGACGATCACCGCGGAACCGGGTGGAAACCTCATCGCCCGCAAAGAGGGGCTCCCGGTGGCCGGGATCGTTCCCGGGGCGGCCTCGAACACCTGGGTGACCTACTTCCTCGCCGACGACCTGGACCAATCGGTGCGCGACGTCGCCACCGCCGGCGGGCGCGTGCTCAGCGACCCGACGCCGACGAGCCTCGGGCGCATCGCCGTCGCCGCCGACGCCACCGGCGGGCTCTTCGGGCTCATCGAACCGGAGGGCGACGAGCGCTTCGTCGCCGCCGGGGAGCCCGGCACCGCCGTGTGGCATGACTACTCCTCGACGTCGAACTACACCGCCGCCGTCGCCTTCTACGAGGAACTCTTCGACTGGGCGACCGCCACCTTCACCGAGGGTGACTACTCCTACACCACCGCTCTCGCCGACGGCGCCGCCTTCGCGGGGCTGCGCGACGCCCACGCCCTGTTCCCCTCCGAGGTACCAAGCTTCTGGCAGTCCTTCCTGGGAGTAGCCGACGTCGCAGAGTGCTGCCGACGCGCCGTCGAACTCGGCGGGGACGTCATCCGAGCGCCCTTCGACGCCGAGTTCGGCCGGTTGGCCATCATCGCCGACCCCGCCGGCGCAACCTTCACCGTGTGCGAGGTGGCACCGCCCGTCGACGAGGCCGAGCTGCGGGAATCGGACGACCTTTTCTCGCTCTAG
- a CDS encoding M13 family metallopeptidase yields the protein MNDLYRFVNGPWLESHIIPDDRGVDGTFHNLRDRAEEQVRELVVTDTGRAGTLFRSFMDSDGVEAAGIGVLDEDLELLTARNTKEFVKNLGRLERIGVTAPVTFWVEKDSNSVDAIAYVVQSGLGLPDEAYYREATHADTLAAYERHVGEMLHFLDPARLFGLRPEVAARRIVALETDIAAGHWDVVSSRDAVKTYNPGALSELPEPVRTLLAHAGLSGTVVVMMPSYLDHLAGLLTDDRLADWQLWGTWHILRSRASVLAEEIGQKNFEFYGTRLSGATQLRDRWKRGVALVESFVGQELGKAYVAEHFPESSKKEMLTLVDYLLRAYEHRISALPWMTETTKRRALEKLSLLAPKIGYPDTWRSYEGLEFSPAGSDLVANVRAGAEFLHNYELGKVGAPADRTEWVTTPQTVNAFYNPVVNDITFPAAILQAPFYDPSFDAAELFGAIGAVIGHEIGHAFDDQGSQYDGHGNLNYWWTDEDRDAFTELTDRLVGQFSGLVPQVLVDAGIESPGVNGEFTLGENIGDLGGLGIAVIAYQLWVADHGPDDEAPFEVDGGSEELAGAKFTGMQRLFLAWARVWRTAIRPEMQQQYLAIDPHSPAEFRCNQIAANIDEFYDALPQLADSRFALAPEERVTIW from the coding sequence ATGAACGACCTCTATCGCTTTGTCAACGGCCCCTGGCTTGAGTCTCACATCATCCCCGACGACCGCGGCGTGGACGGCACCTTCCATAACCTGCGCGATCGCGCGGAGGAGCAGGTGCGCGAGCTGGTGGTCACGGACACTGGCCGGGCGGGCACCTTGTTTAGGTCCTTCATGGACTCCGACGGGGTGGAGGCCGCCGGCATCGGCGTCCTCGACGAGGACCTTGAGCTGCTCACCGCGCGCAACACGAAGGAGTTCGTCAAGAACCTTGGCCGCCTGGAGCGGATCGGGGTCACCGCGCCGGTGACGTTCTGGGTGGAAAAGGACTCCAACTCCGTCGACGCGATTGCCTACGTCGTCCAATCTGGGCTGGGTCTACCTGACGAGGCCTACTACCGGGAAGCCACCCATGCCGACACCCTCGCCGCCTACGAGCGTCACGTCGGTGAGATGCTGCACTTCCTGGACCCGGCGCGCCTGTTCGGCCTGCGCCCGGAGGTGGCGGCTCGACGCATCGTCGCGCTCGAAACGGACATTGCGGCAGGCCACTGGGACGTGGTGTCCTCGCGCGACGCGGTCAAGACCTACAACCCAGGTGCGTTGTCGGAGCTGCCCGAGCCGGTGCGCACCCTCCTCGCGCACGCGGGCCTGTCCGGCACCGTCGTGGTGATGATGCCGAGCTACCTCGACCATCTGGCCGGCCTGCTCACCGACGACCGCCTCGCCGATTGGCAGCTGTGGGGGACGTGGCACATCCTGCGTAGCCGGGCCAGCGTGCTCGCGGAGGAGATCGGCCAGAAGAACTTCGAGTTCTACGGCACCCGCCTCTCCGGGGCCACGCAGCTACGCGACCGGTGGAAGCGCGGCGTGGCGCTGGTGGAGTCCTTCGTGGGCCAAGAGCTGGGCAAGGCCTACGTGGCGGAGCACTTCCCGGAGAGTTCGAAGAAGGAGATGCTCACGCTCGTCGACTACCTGCTGCGCGCCTACGAGCACCGGATCAGCGCCCTGCCGTGGATGACCGAGACCACGAAGCGGCGGGCGCTGGAGAAGCTGAGCCTGCTGGCGCCGAAGATCGGCTACCCGGACACGTGGCGCAGCTACGAGGGACTGGAGTTCTCCCCCGCCGGCAGCGACTTGGTGGCCAACGTCCGCGCCGGCGCCGAGTTCCTCCACAATTACGAGCTGGGCAAAGTCGGTGCCCCGGCGGACCGCACCGAGTGGGTCACCACGCCGCAGACCGTCAACGCCTTCTACAACCCGGTGGTCAATGACATCACCTTCCCCGCGGCTATCCTCCAGGCACCGTTCTACGATCCTTCCTTCGACGCCGCGGAGCTTTTCGGCGCCATCGGTGCGGTCATCGGCCACGAGATTGGCCACGCCTTCGACGATCAAGGCTCGCAGTACGACGGCCACGGCAACCTCAACTACTGGTGGACCGACGAGGACCGCGACGCGTTCACGGAGCTGACCGATCGCCTGGTTGGCCAGTTCAGCGGCCTGGTGCCGCAGGTGCTCGTCGACGCCGGCATCGAGTCCCCGGGGGTCAACGGCGAGTTCACCCTCGGTGAGAACATCGGCGACCTCGGCGGTCTCGGGATCGCGGTCATCGCCTACCAGTTGTGGGTGGCTGACCACGGGCCGGATGACGAAGCCCCCTTCGAGGTAGACGGCGGTTCCGAGGAGCTCGCCGGGGCTAAATTCACCGGCATGCAGCGGCTCTTCCTCGCCTGGGCCCGCGTGTGGCGCACGGCGATTCGCCCGGAGATGCAGCAGCAGTACCTGGCCATCGACCCGCACTCCCCGGCGGAGTTCCGGTGCAACCAGATCGCCGCCAACATCGACGAGTTCTACGACGCCTTGCCGCAGCTGGCCGACTCTCGCTTCGCCCTGGCTCCCGAGGAGCGCGTCACCATCTGGTAG
- a CDS encoding ATP-dependent RNA helicase has protein sequence MPSRAFDLDHIGAGLPVAGTIARLPGLLGSTLVVEAPPGTGKTTLLPPALANAVGGTVLVTGPRRVAVRAAARRLAQLDGSELGDRVGYSIRGEHRRGSQVHFMTPGVLLRRLLSDPELAGVNGVIVDEVHERQLETDLVLAMLAELVQLREDLVVVAMSATLDVARYQQVLGGAPVLTTPAVTHPLTFDYRPHPGRAQRSPEFYDHLAASARAAVAETGHSALVFVPGVREVERVVAAAGPAALPLHGRLSSREQDRALQPSDQPRIVVSTAVAESALTVPGVRVVVDSGLSRVPRRDAARAMTGLVTLSSAASTADQRAGRAGREGPGLVIRAYSESDYHHFAPHITPEIATSDLTDAALTLAAWGTPRGEGLPLLDAPPAPAITDAEATLRRLGAVDADGGVTDHGRRLAELPVDPRLGSALLRFGRPAADIVAVLGDSPRGDLARAVPDRRQVRRLAQLVGPGRDVSPGQVVAAAFPNQVARHMGQRDYLLASGTRARLPEGLGLGGAAWLAVAEVSRSGSGASIRAAARLTEEQAIAAVGLTEDTIAEVRDGAVRGRRVRRVGAIELSSTPVALSREEAAHALAGSVTLADFPLSQRAEQLRDRLAFLHATLGAPWPDISAPVDLSPEIQQLAGGTPIAKIDPYPIFQRLLPWPEAARLEELAPDTLALPSGRRPRIEYGDGRPVVRVKLQDCFGLDESPLVAGIRVQFHLLSPAARPLAVTDDLASFWAGPYQQVRKEMRGRYPKHPWPEVVS, from the coding sequence ATGCCTAGCCGCGCCTTTGACCTCGATCACATCGGTGCCGGCCTGCCCGTCGCCGGCACCATCGCCCGGCTGCCTGGGCTGCTGGGGTCGACGCTCGTGGTCGAGGCACCGCCGGGAACGGGCAAGACCACCCTGCTTCCGCCGGCGCTGGCTAATGCCGTCGGCGGTACGGTGCTCGTCACCGGCCCGCGGCGGGTCGCGGTGCGGGCAGCGGCCAGGCGACTTGCGCAACTCGACGGCAGCGAGCTGGGTGACCGTGTGGGCTACAGCATCCGAGGCGAACATCGACGAGGGTCGCAGGTTCATTTCATGACCCCGGGCGTGCTGTTGCGCCGGTTGCTCAGCGACCCGGAGCTGGCCGGGGTGAACGGGGTGATCGTCGACGAGGTCCACGAGCGTCAACTGGAAACAGATCTGGTGTTGGCGATGCTTGCCGAACTGGTGCAGCTGCGCGAGGACCTCGTGGTGGTGGCGATGTCCGCCACGCTCGACGTCGCCCGCTACCAGCAGGTGCTGGGCGGCGCACCCGTCCTCACCACGCCGGCGGTAACGCACCCTCTGACCTTTGACTATCGCCCTCATCCCGGCCGGGCGCAGCGAAGCCCGGAGTTCTACGACCACCTGGCCGCGTCGGCGCGGGCAGCGGTGGCCGAAACGGGACACTCGGCGCTCGTCTTCGTTCCTGGGGTGCGGGAGGTCGAACGGGTCGTCGCAGCGGCAGGGCCGGCGGCGTTACCGCTGCACGGCCGGCTGTCCTCCCGGGAGCAGGATCGGGCGCTGCAGCCGTCGGACCAGCCACGCATTGTGGTTTCGACCGCGGTCGCTGAGTCGGCGCTGACGGTTCCGGGAGTGCGGGTGGTGGTCGACTCCGGACTGTCCCGGGTTCCCCGGCGTGACGCCGCGCGGGCGATGACGGGCCTGGTGACGCTGTCGTCGGCGGCCTCGACGGCAGATCAGCGGGCCGGGCGAGCCGGGCGCGAGGGCCCCGGGCTCGTTATCCGCGCCTACTCCGAGTCCGATTACCACCACTTCGCCCCGCACATCACCCCCGAGATCGCCACGTCCGACCTCACCGATGCGGCGCTGACGCTGGCGGCCTGGGGCACCCCACGCGGGGAGGGGCTCCCGCTGCTCGACGCACCGCCGGCGCCCGCAATCACCGACGCCGAGGCCACCCTGCGCCGCCTCGGGGCCGTCGACGCCGACGGCGGTGTCACCGATCACGGCCGACGATTGGCCGAGCTGCCCGTTGACCCGCGCCTCGGTTCCGCGCTGCTGCGTTTCGGCCGTCCGGCGGCGGACATTGTCGCGGTGTTGGGCGACTCCCCTCGCGGGGACCTCGCCCGGGCAGTGCCAGACCGGCGGCAGGTGCGGCGTCTGGCCCAGCTGGTGGGGCCGGGCCGTGACGTCAGCCCCGGGCAGGTGGTGGCGGCCGCCTTCCCGAACCAGGTCGCCCGCCACATGGGCCAGCGGGATTACCTGCTGGCCTCGGGGACACGAGCCCGGCTGCCGGAAGGGCTGGGGCTCGGCGGCGCGGCGTGGCTGGCGGTTGCCGAGGTCTCGCGCTCGGGTTCCGGGGCGAGCATCCGGGCGGCCGCCCGGCTGACCGAGGAGCAGGCGATCGCGGCCGTCGGGTTGACCGAGGACACGATCGCCGAGGTACGCGACGGTGCCGTCCGCGGCCGCCGAGTGCGTCGCGTCGGTGCCATCGAGCTCAGCTCCACGCCGGTGGCGCTGTCGCGAGAGGAGGCGGCACACGCGCTGGCCGGGTCGGTGACCCTAGCTGATTTTCCGCTTTCCCAGCGTGCCGAGCAGCTGCGAGACCGGTTGGCGTTTCTCCACGCCACCCTCGGCGCCCCCTGGCCAGACATATCAGCACCGGTCGATCTTTCGCCGGAGATCCAGCAGCTCGCCGGCGGCACGCCCATCGCGAAGATTGATCCCTACCCCATCTTCCAGCGGCTGCTGCCCTGGCCGGAGGCGGCGCGGCTTGAGGAGCTTGCCCCGGATACGCTTGCGCTGCCCAGTGGGCGTCGGCCACGGATCGAGTACGGCGACGGGCGGCCGGTCGTGCGCGTCAAGCTGCAGGACTGCTTCGGGCTCGACGAGTCCCCGCTGGTCGCCGGGATCCGGGTGCAGTTCCACCTGCTCTCCCCTGCCGCCCGCCCGCTCGCCGTGACGGATGACCTGGCCAGCTTCTGGGCGGGGCCGTACCAGCAGGTACGCAAGGAGATGCGGGGCCGCTACCCGAAACACCCGTGGCCGGAGGTGGTGTCGTGA
- a CDS encoding DMT family transporter, producing the protein MILRRPATWLAAAIALEVVTTLTLKAALMHPWLYVAVAAGYVATFFCLDRTLRLGMAVGRAYGIWGAIGVALTAVLSAVFFAEPLTGLMGVGIVLIIVGVLLIELGGPKPQEVA; encoded by the coding sequence GTGATTCTTCGACGCCCCGCCACGTGGCTCGCCGCGGCGATCGCCCTTGAGGTCGTAACCACCCTCACCCTCAAGGCGGCACTCATGCATCCCTGGCTGTACGTGGCCGTCGCGGCGGGCTACGTCGCGACGTTCTTCTGCCTGGACCGCACGCTACGGCTCGGCATGGCAGTGGGCCGCGCCTACGGCATCTGGGGAGCGATCGGCGTGGCGCTGACCGCGGTGCTCTCCGCCGTCTTCTTCGCCGAACCGCTGACCGGGCTCATGGGCGTCGGGATCGTGCTCATCATCGTCGGCGTGCTGCTCATTGAGCTCGGCGGCCCGAAGCCGCAGGAGGTCGCCTAA
- a CDS encoding alpha/beta hydrolase, whose amino-acid sequence MDSSAEPKKLSPKLQLEQLLHYFDVTYPLPSFAPPWKGGDGDPDPADRYVGKLPDRITHASMLLLGSAVDHSMPGVAFTTGVTVEDLPELSSVVFRPSSPTGRWAVSLHSGGWWRGSGEALEFQWRPEVAAAAELSGTTIIDVDHPLAPAATVPEMCAAVVRAVDYARTQGASSVTVWGYSSGGALAALLAPHADALVLTFPDLASLDGLPDAVRGDAALPVELPRTMLQVALHDEIAARPQLPAAEEFEYVSSHRISTPEVARQRIRDTAEFLRSV is encoded by the coding sequence ATGGATTCGTCGGCTGAACCTAAGAAACTCTCACCCAAGCTCCAGCTTGAGCAGCTCCTGCACTACTTCGACGTCACGTACCCGCTGCCCTCCTTCGCTCCTCCGTGGAAGGGCGGGGACGGGGACCCGGACCCGGCCGACCGATACGTCGGCAAACTACCGGATCGCATCACGCACGCGTCGATGCTCCTGCTCGGCTCGGCCGTGGACCACTCGATGCCGGGAGTGGCGTTTACCACAGGCGTGACCGTGGAGGACCTTCCCGAGCTCAGCTCGGTGGTCTTCCGGCCTTCCTCGCCTACTGGCCGGTGGGCGGTGTCGTTGCACTCCGGCGGCTGGTGGCGCGGTTCCGGGGAGGCGCTGGAATTCCAGTGGCGGCCTGAGGTGGCGGCGGCGGCCGAACTATCGGGCACGACGATCATCGACGTCGATCACCCGCTCGCGCCGGCCGCCACCGTTCCCGAGATGTGCGCCGCGGTCGTCCGCGCCGTCGACTACGCCCGGACGCAGGGTGCCAGCTCGGTGACGGTGTGGGGCTACTCCTCCGGCGGGGCGCTAGCCGCCCTGCTCGCCCCGCACGCCGACGCCCTCGTGCTCACGTTCCCCGATCTTGCCTCGCTCGACGGGCTCCCCGACGCGGTGCGTGGCGACGCCGCCCTGCCCGTCGAGCTGCCGCGGACGATGCTGCAGGTGGCGCTCCACGATGAGATCGCCGCCCGCCCGCAGCTACCGGCCGCTGAGGAGTTCGAGTACGTCTCCAGTCACCGCATCAGCACTCCCGAGGTTGCCCGCCAGCGTATCCGCGATACTGCTGAGTTCCTCCGCAGCGTCTAG
- a CDS encoding sugar O-acetyltransferase: protein MSDPRIDRDSEFYRDPGFRTFERMSAGQWYIADGEEFDRAHAYTRPRIAELNRLNNMDGQRHQALLAELLSEGSAVPDMWAPLYLEYGCNVTFGEGCYVNVGATIVDVAPVTVGARTMIGPNVELITATHPVNDLEMRRAGWERGLPIVIGEDCWLGSRVSVMPGVTIGDRCVIAAGAVVTSDVPDDSLMGGVPARLLRRLNTPDSPLERDELDA, encoded by the coding sequence ATGAGTGACCCACGCATCGATAGGGACTCCGAGTTTTACCGCGACCCGGGCTTCCGTACCTTTGAGCGGATGAGCGCCGGGCAGTGGTACATCGCTGACGGCGAGGAATTCGACCGCGCCCACGCCTACACCCGCCCTCGTATCGCCGAGCTCAACCGGCTCAACAACATGGACGGACAGCGGCACCAGGCCTTGCTCGCCGAGCTGCTGAGCGAGGGCTCCGCGGTGCCCGACATGTGGGCGCCGCTGTACCTCGAATACGGCTGCAATGTCACCTTCGGCGAGGGCTGCTACGTCAACGTTGGCGCCACGATTGTCGACGTCGCACCGGTCACCGTGGGGGCGCGCACGATGATCGGCCCCAACGTCGAGCTCATCACCGCCACGCACCCGGTCAACGATCTAGAGATGCGCCGCGCCGGCTGGGAGCGGGGTTTACCGATCGTCATCGGCGAGGATTGTTGGTTAGGGTCCCGGGTGTCGGTCATGCCGGGGGTCACGATTGGCGACCGCTGCGTCATTGCCGCCGGAGCGGTGGTGACCTCGGACGTGCCTGATGACAGCCTGATGGGTGGGGTTCCGGCGCGGTTGCTGCGCCGCCTCAACACCCCGGACTCGCCGTTGGAGCGCGACGAACTCGATGCCTAG